ATACCAAACATTGCAGTCCATAAAGCCAATTATAGCTACTCATATATACTCGACGTGAAGTGAGAGTGTAGGATGCACATAGTGACAGAAACACAATCCCTCTATATTTGTAATAAAAATATACGTCTTCATTTTGTTGGACATTATTGGACCCATTACATGTCAACACacaaagaacatttaaatgaaaaaaaattactTGGACATTGGTACTGTGTTACCATCTTCAAAACTGTAACCCGATGATTGTAATTGGGGGTAGCAGATGCTGTGTAATGGCGACCTTTTGTGACAGTGAACACCAATAGATATCCTGCGTCTGTTGATTTGCATTGGTGGTAGCGGACGCAATGTAGCAGGGAACTGGCTGCAATGAAAGTATATAAGCCAGTCATTTCATCAGTAGAACACCACATGTCCCAGCTCTGGTGAAGTGAATCAGGTTGTATTATATCTTACAGCAGGCAAAATGGATGTGTCCTACTTTCTGATGAGACTTCACAATATTATAAACTTGGAATCATTTCCTCTGTTCTGCATCTACCTCCTCATGATATCCCTCTCAGGTTActggcagaaatggacaaaaccacTGAATCTCAAACCGGTAAGTAAATTAAGGATATGTATCAGTGATGGACGAAAGTGTTCTTCGTTCTATGACTAACTACTACTCTGGCTGAAAGTAAATGTCAGCTAGCATCAACAAATAATGGAGTGCCTCCCTTCTTTCCACCCAGAATGGGAAATGAATACTTCAGTTCTACAATGATGTTTTCTCATTCTTAAAATTTATTtggatattttctttttttcttctaaACATGAAGCCACACAAGCAGCTTATCAGTACATTCTCTTACAATCAGATGTGTAATATGTACGCATACTACAGgacatgtaaatatatactcATACAGCAGACATGTGACATATATTCATACAACCacacatgtgatatatattcataaaaccAGACATGTAAATGCACTCATACAACCATACGTGTAATATATACTCATACAAACAGATGTGTAACATATACTCATGCTACCAGACaaggaatatatacatgtactcatACAACAGGGTGTTTAATTATTGCTCACAGAATCAAACTTGAAATATTTCCTTATACAAAGAACctgaaacatatgtcatatttgggatttcactttcttagtaatgtacacatgttgcatttgaccactttctaaaacaatggcattgtgtaatcataaaaAGATCCTGTTCAACGTGATCTACAAGTGCTACTGCTATGACGTCTAGGAGTATGAATCGTTTTTCAACTAAAATCATCATGTACCTACATATTCATGAACAACATTCCTATATATTTAATACATGTCAATCTCAAATAGTTATGAAGTGTTATAATGTTGTCTCCGGCAGCTACTCGTCGTTCACAACTTCATCTGCTGCGTGGCCAGCTTTTACACCTTCTACGGCTTCACCCGTGGAGTCTACAAAAGCGGCTATCTTTACTCCAAGGAAGTAACAGAAGAACTGACCTTTGTCTTTTGGGTCTACTACATGACCAAGATCGTTGAACTAATGGACACAGTGTTCATGATCCTCCGACATCGTCAGCGCCAAATCTCCTTCCTCCACGTGTTCCACCACTCCAGCATGCTGCTACTCGGCAACTTCGGCTACGTGTGCTTCCCCTACCCATGCATCGCTGTGTTCGAATCCCTGAACTCTTTAATTCATGTGGCTCTGTACTTGTACTATGGTCTTACTGCCGTTGCACCGAACAACCCTCCTCAGTGGAGGAAGCTACTTACACAGATGCAGATTGTTCAATTTCTTATTGATTTCGTTATATCATTTTATGGAATTGTGTACCACAGTTTTTGTATTTATAGCGTTTTTTATTCAGCAGCCATGGCTTTTCTATTTTCCAACTTCTATTATCGGGCTTATGTTAGAAAACGAAAACAACCTGAAGACAAGATCAAGTCAAACTGATGTGTGTTTGTTCAGGGTACTGGTAGAGATAAAAGTAAAACAGATAAATTGTCCCAGAGAGAGTAGTGTGTTTTAAACATCATGTTTCTGACGAGGTTTTGACTGTAACATCTAGATATAGTTCTGACAACAACAGGCTCAGGTTATGTTTGATGAAGGCCAGATGTTTAAAACTCAGAATCAAGATTTCATAATCTAATCAGAATAAACTGGCTTAGAATTTCCATCCTCGAGAGTAACCTTATTACTGTCTCGTAGTGATGCAGGTCTCGTGTAAAGGGCAGATTTATCAAAGACTGCAATTTGTTTTTAGCACACCATAACCTTCAAAATGGACTTCCTTACGCTTTGTGTGCAAGAGCATATGATGTCTTCTAAAATTGGTCTCTTAGAGGGGATTCGATCCAACTGCACTATTGTCTGTGCCTCCAGATATATAGATCGATactgatgatgtcagtcattggattgtctggtccagactctattactAATAGACCagcatcatatagctggaatattgttgagtgtggcattaaataaataaactgtCAAAAGTGGTTAATAAATGCGCACTttggaaaacaaacaaataaataaatacacaaataagtaaaattgaataaataaataaataaataaataaataaataaataaataaataaataaataaataaataaataaataaataaataaaagcagTTATGCTCCCTTTTATTAAGCGTGATAGGCACACTCTGAAAAGTATATATGCTACTCAACGAATGTTCAAGCACTGCTTGATTCATTCATGTTACTACAGTTCATCTCCCATGACGTATTAACGGTCTCAGTATGAAAGAATTGTGTTGTCCTAAAGGTTTTAATGAGTTGGTGATTAGTTAATATCTTGGTGATTTTGCCTTGATTTAAATGTAATTATTATGACATGTTTACGAAGGGTGGAAATTATTGGTCGTATTATTTGagaattttgtattttgtggaATAAATGATGTGGGCAAAATCAGAGACTTAAACCATGTGGTCTCTGGGCAAACAAAAGCGGCATGTTTTCGATCTAGACTCTCACAGACTTTGCACACGTAATGGTTCTTCAGTAAACTGCTTGATAAAACAAAACTTTGCTTGAAAATTGTTTGACCAAATCTACAAGTGTTAAATAATACTTTCCCTGTTGGAAAGGTCACTGAAACACTGCCCACTTTCACACGAAATACAGTGGTGTTTTGCTGTCACGAAAAATCTGTCACAACAGAAGCGATATTTAGATGGGCATGCTCTTAGTGTAGCGTGAAGTTACGCCTCTGTGCCTGAAAGAACGGCTGCACATGACTTCCAGTGATGTAATTCCTGCATCTCAGACCAGCCAGATTGCCACTGACAATGACTCGTTGTGTCAGACCATGATATGAGATTCCAGCCCATACCATAACGCTTTCGTCAACAAACTGTCTACAAACAGCATACCGTTCACATTGTCGTGTGTACACCTTTTCTCTTTCATCAGACCTTTCCAGGTGAAATCTCTACTCGCCAGTGAACAGAAACACCACCCGAGTCCTGTTTGTTGCACAGTAGATGTTGTCTGCACCAGGCATAGCCTATCACCACCTAGTAAAATATCACCACTAATCCACCCATACCCCGTCCACTGACTTCCATGCTCCCTTTTATGCATTGTAACCACAACAATGTACATCAGCCTATTCTTTTCAACCATGTCAgtatacatcaactattttattGTATAAACTCATTCAACATATTGTTTTAATAACTATTACTCTGTACAGCTGCACACTCTGCTCAAATCACTCACCAGCAATCCAATGTACACCAACCTTGTCAATTGTATATACACACTTGCAGCTATGTATATATTCTCTATGCTACAACTCCATGTATCACTTGCTCGATAACGGTGCGTGCACCTTAGTCCAGCACCGAAATGTCGCAcccaatgcaataaagaagttgactatccacagagcttggttttccttcatctatacaacttctaaaatgcctgtCAAAGAAGATGCACCAGGCAAAAACGTACCTGCTGCTGACGGAGCATAATTGGACGAATTACAGGCATCAAACCCGGACCTTGTGCCCCCTCAGTCCGTTCAGTGCAGTCCTGAAGCTGATTGACATAAGCTAGGAATGTTTCGAGCATTGTCAAACAGGCAGACTGGAATCCATTCCTTAGATGAGTCAGCCAAATGTGGTTGTCTTGCTGACGTGACGTCAGTTGTGGACGGCCGGTACGAGGCAAATCTCGATCGTGTTCCCATTCTCATTATGTTGAAGCTGACCTTCATAGGGATGTGTTTCGGTAGACACCAAGATGTCTAGCCACTTCATCTGGGGACATTTCAG
The nucleotide sequence above comes from Haliotis asinina isolate JCU_RB_2024 chromosome 5, JCU_Hal_asi_v2, whole genome shotgun sequence. Encoded proteins:
- the LOC137283750 gene encoding very long chain fatty acid elongase 5-like, translating into MDVSYFLMRLHNIINLESFPLFCIYLLMISLSGYWQKWTKPLNLKPLLVVHNFICCVASFYTFYGFTRGVYKSGYLYSKEVTEELTFVFWVYYMTKIVELMDTVFMILRHRQRQISFLHVFHHSSMLLLGNFGYVCFPYPCIAVFESLNSLIHVALYLYYGLTAVAPNNPPQWRKLLTQMQIVQFLIDFVISFYGIVYHSFCIYSVFYSAAMAFLFSNFYYRAYVRKRKQPEDKIKSN